In Canis lupus familiaris isolate Mischka breed German Shepherd chromosome 23, alternate assembly UU_Cfam_GSD_1.0, whole genome shotgun sequence, the following are encoded in one genomic region:
- the LOC106557605 gene encoding translation initiation factor IF-2-like produces MAEGEGGGPRGFQSRRGAKTRIDRDRRARRGLRGSRVRSRAPEAGAGGRRDRRLHVGGPEPRASVRSQAAVVCAAFPRAPTRAHGAGPPPPRARLAPGARGAEEAAPRGRWGGARLRRGWARGRGRGEPRGPGPRPPQPRSGAPRGGGAGGGEVPAAGRTAVLARVSVLGLKGKGGPFKGTGRAETFAGSNPCEGCGRGAVGVAGRGQVS; encoded by the coding sequence ATGGCCGAGGGTGAGGGCGGAGGGCCAAGGGGCTTCCAAAGCCGGCGCGGGGCAAAGACACGGATAGACAGAGACCGGCGGGCGCGCCGCGGGCTTCGAGGGAGCCGCGTCCGCAGCCGAGCTCCGGAGGCTGGCGCCGGGGGCCGGCGGGACCGGCGGCTCCACGTGGGCGGGCCCGAGCCGCGGGCCTCGGTGCGGTCGCAGGCGGCCGTCGTGTGCGCTGCCTTCCCCCGCGCGCCCACGCGGGCCCACGGAGCCGGCCCTCCCCCGCCGCGGGCGCGGTTGGCGCCGGGAGCGCGCGGCGCGGAGGAGGCGGCCCCGCGGGGAAGGTGGGGTGGCGCGCGGCTGAGGCGGGGctgggcgcgggggcgggggcggggggagccgcgAGGTCCTGGCCCGCGGCCGCCGCAGCCCCGCAGTGGCGCCCCGCGCGGAggaggcgcggggggcggcgaGGTCCCCGCCGCTGGCCGCACTGCGGTCCTCGCCCGCGTCAGTGTCCTCGGgctgaaagggaagggaggacCATTTAAAGGGACCGGGCGCGCAGAGACTTTTGCTGGCTCCAACCCGTGCGAGGGCTGTGGCCGCGGGGCCGTGGGAGTTGCAGGGCGAGGGCAGGTGTCATAA